From the Dermacentor variabilis isolate Ectoservices chromosome 5, ASM5094787v1, whole genome shotgun sequence genome, the window AGCCACTTCACATTTTTCCGTACTTTGAACTTTTCGGACAGATGTCGCCGAGTGGGCACTAGCCTGCCAAACGGTTGCACCAAGATTGTCAACATCCCTCACTACAAAAAACTGTTTTGATCCATAATTGAGATGTGTTCCAACGGACGTTGGATAGTGGCCTTTTGAGTACAATCATACTTTTGTTATGTCAAAACTGGCCACAAAACGCCGGTGGTCGCAGAGCTATGGCCGTTTCGGCAAACCGCAAGACCCAATTCGACGTCACGGTTTCGTGTTAAGGTTCAATGAACTTTGAGCGTCCAATCAGAGATCAAGATAACGAAGAAGAGAGAGCCGACGTAGCGCTCACAGCTTTGTTCAGGTAACGTTCCAAAAGATATAAAAAGGAAAGTCACGCGTAAATAGGAGCGACAGCTCGCTATAAGAAGACACGACGCTCCGTCCCTCTCCCCATCATTCCTGTTTTTCCAGCCGGCGTGTAATACGCTGCCAAGAAATGTGGCTCCTCTCTATATTGTGCACCACGTTCGCATATTGCGCAGCTGTTGATGTCCCCGTGGTGCAAATACGTTCGGGACTCGTTTCTGGACAGCGTTTGCTCGTAAACAACAAGTTCGTCGATGCTTTCTACGGCATTCCATACGCTGAGCCACCCGTCAGAGAACTCCGTTTCCAGAGGCCTCGACCCGCGAAAGCATGGAAAGGAGTGTTCAATGCTACGACAAAGCCGACTCCTTGTCGGCAGCTAGACCTGAGGTTTCTAGAAAGTGTGACGTTACACTACGACAAGTCCTCGGAAGATTGCCTTTACCTCAACGTGTGGAGACCTGCCCTTCAGGAGTGCCAGCGCCCACGCTGCCGAGCCAGGCTACCCGTAATTGTGTTCGTCTACGGAGGCGGCTTCCAGTGGGGAGACTCCAGTCTTTTCGTGTACGACATGGAAAGATTCGTCTCCAAGTCGGACGTGGTTTTCGTCACGTTCAACTACCGCCTTGGCATCTTCGGTTTTCTGACGACTAACACCGAGGACGCTCCCGCGAACAACGGCTTGTGGGACCAGAACCTCGTCTTGAAGTGGGTGAAGAGAAACATCGCAAACTTTGGCGGTGACCGTAACGACGTAACCTTCGCCGGACAAAGCGCTGGGGGAATGTCGGTCGGCTTCCATGCCATCTCACCCCACAGCCGCGGGCTCTTCAAAAAGGTGATCATGCATAGCGGAACCCCTTTGAGCTCCATTCTTTGGCGAGCCCAGAGCTCCGTCGCCAAAATGCGTAACATGGCAGGAGCATTGGGTTGCTACAACGCTACGAGGTTCGCTAATgaacaagcagcggacatggtcGCTTGCCTGAAGAAAGTAGACGCCAACCTAATAATGGACGCCGTGAGGAAGCAGGACCCTGCTAACCAGGCGTTCTTCCCCGTTTTTGGGGACTCCTTCATGCCCGATGACCCTGAAGTGGCGGCTACATGGGCTGGACTGAACGTGCAAAGTGTTCTGCTAGGGACAACCCAAGACGAGGGTACATTATTTGTGGACAACATTCGTTACCTAAGCCCGCAAATTGACCTCGTCCTCAAACAAGACTACAGGCTCGCAGTCATGGCGTTCATGGCGACGATGTACGGTATACCCATTAAGGACGCTAGAGGGATTGTGGCCAAGTATTACGGAGATTACGACGTCGAGCATGACAGCGAATCCGTGTTCGCTATCTTCTCGCAAGTTGTCGGTGACTCCCTCTTCGAATGTCCGACTCACTTTTTCGCCAACTTGACAGCCAGGGGAGGCATTCCGACGTACAAATACATCTTCGCTCATCGACCATCGTTTAGCCTCTGGCCAAAAAGCTTCGGTGTCGCGCACTCTGACGACATATATTTCTTCTATGGAAGTGATTCTCAAGTCTCCGACAAGAGTAAATACACAAATGTCTTCGATTCGCAAGCGAGAAAGCTGCTTTCGACTGTCGCTCCTACTAAAGAAGAGCAAAGTTTCTCGGATGAGCTGATGGAGCTCTTGTACAAGTTCACGAAATCTGGGTGAGTGTGCCTTTACTAGAGAGTACGTAATTGCCCTTCTGCAAATTCACAGACAGCTATTGCATGCTTAGCGTCGGTGGTATACTTCAAAAACCTTGCAAAGAAGAAAGGGTGGGGAAACATTTTAACTTCATCTCTTATTCATGGCTATGAGACATAGTGATACCTATCACTACGAGTACTTCCGTAGGGCATGCACGTAAGGCGGGCGACGGCTTGAATGTAAGGCACTTATTGCTGCCAAAATGACTTGAGGTTTGAAACAT encodes:
- the LOC142582324 gene encoding acetylcholinesterase-1-like — encoded protein: MWLLSILCTTFAYCAAVDVPVVQIRSGLVSGQRLLVNNKFVDAFYGIPYAEPPVRELRFQRPRPAKAWKGVFNATTKPTPCRQLDLRFLESVTLHYDKSSEDCLYLNVWRPALQECQRPRCRARLPVIVFVYGGGFQWGDSSLFVYDMERFVSKSDVVFVTFNYRLGIFGFLTTNTEDAPANNGLWDQNLVLKWVKRNIANFGGDRNDVTFAGQSAGGMSVGFHAISPHSRGLFKKVIMHSGTPLSSILWRAQSSVAKMRNMAGALGCYNATRFANEQAADMVACLKKVDANLIMDAVRKQDPANQAFFPVFGDSFMPDDPEVAATWAGLNVQSVLLGTTQDEGTLFVDNIRYLSPQIDLVLKQDYRLAVMAFMATMYGIPIKDARGIVAKYYGDYDVEHDSESVFAIFSQVVGDSLFECPTHFFANLTARGGIPTYKYIFAHRPSFSLWPKSFGVAHSDDIYFFYGSDSQVSDKSKYTNVFDSQARKLLSTVAPTKEEQSFSDELMELLYKFTKSGKPGSPQAITSWPYYAPPTYQSLLLRPNNFTTGSAYERCELWKPYLYHE